The following are from one region of the Sphingomonas sp. J315 genome:
- a CDS encoding sugar transferase, translating to MVGFGMTFAMFLLLRLDFSRILFVASGMGTLVWLYLVQIMIERGPPLRVGVVPTGEVSALADIDHFRIDWLERPQAPSRYDLLVADFRADLDDEWESFLADCALDGVPVFHVKQLQESVTGRVEIEHLSENSFGSLIPFLAYLRLRRVIDLIAAVLVGILLLPFLLAVALAIRIDSPGPALFRQVRIGSRGQPFRVAKFRTMTHAQLSGEALDGAITKENDARITRLGRFLRRSRIDELPQILNIISGEMSWIGPRPEAEVLSRWYETELPFYRYRHIVPPGVTGWAQVNQGHVADLGQVKSKLEYDFYYIKHFSPWLDALIVAKTVHIVITGYGSK from the coding sequence TTGGTCGGCTTCGGCATGACGTTCGCGATGTTTCTGCTCCTGCGCCTCGACTTCAGCCGCATCTTGTTCGTCGCGAGCGGCATGGGGACCCTGGTCTGGCTGTATTTGGTGCAGATCATGATCGAGCGCGGCCCGCCGCTTCGCGTCGGCGTGGTGCCGACCGGTGAGGTGTCGGCGCTCGCCGATATCGACCATTTCCGGATCGACTGGCTTGAGCGTCCCCAGGCGCCCTCGCGCTACGATCTGCTCGTCGCGGATTTCCGCGCTGATCTGGATGACGAATGGGAATCGTTTCTCGCCGATTGCGCTCTAGACGGCGTACCCGTGTTCCACGTCAAGCAGCTCCAAGAATCGGTGACGGGGCGGGTCGAGATCGAACATTTGTCGGAAAACAGCTTTGGTTCGCTGATTCCGTTTCTCGCCTATCTCCGTCTGCGCCGCGTGATCGACCTCATCGCTGCGGTTCTGGTCGGGATCCTGCTGCTTCCGTTTCTTCTGGCGGTCGCGCTCGCCATCCGGATCGACTCACCGGGTCCGGCCTTGTTCCGGCAGGTGCGCATCGGATCGCGCGGGCAGCCGTTTCGGGTCGCAAAATTTCGGACCATGACCCATGCGCAACTTAGCGGTGAGGCACTAGACGGCGCGATCACCAAGGAAAATGACGCGCGGATCACCCGGCTCGGCCGCTTTCTTCGCCGGTCCCGCATCGACGAGCTGCCGCAGATCCTCAACATTATTAGCGGTGAGATGAGCTGGATCGGCCCGCGTCCGGAGGCTGAGGTGCTGTCACGCTGGTATGAAACAGAGCTGCCTTTCTACCGTTATCGCCATATCGTGCCGCCGGGGGTGACCGGCTGGGCTCAAGTCAATCAGGGGCATGTCGCGGATCTAGGCCAAGTCAAGAGCAAGCTCGAATATGACTTCTACTATATTAAACACTTTTCACCTTGGCTCGACGCCCTGATTGTCGCGAAAACAGTCCATATTGTCATTACCGGCTACGGGTCAAAGTAA
- a CDS encoding WbuC family cupin fold metalloprotein: protein MALADFSPNFVADLVSRARGSARRRQHFNIHAEYADPVQRLFNGIEPDSYIRPHRHLSDPKRECLIGVRGAFALIAFDAEGGIERIVHFGAAPDLSIGVELDHGQWHTVIAKAPGSVLFEVKQGPFDPLAAKNLAPWAPEEGSGAAVAYLEWLHRAATRRGLDHSGTRSEKSLNSD, encoded by the coding sequence ATGGCGCTGGCCGATTTCTCGCCCAACTTCGTCGCCGATCTGGTTTCGCGCGCGCGCGGGTCGGCACGGCGGCGCCAGCACTTCAATATCCATGCTGAGTATGCAGACCCCGTCCAGCGGCTATTCAACGGGATCGAGCCAGACAGCTATATCCGGCCACATCGACACCTGAGCGATCCCAAGCGCGAATGCCTGATCGGCGTCCGCGGCGCGTTTGCGCTCATCGCGTTCGATGCGGAAGGTGGGATCGAACGGATCGTGCATTTCGGGGCGGCACCCGACCTCTCCATCGGGGTCGAACTCGATCATGGTCAGTGGCATACGGTGATCGCGAAAGCGCCCGGATCAGTCCTGTTCGAGGTGAAGCAGGGCCCTTTCGATCCGCTGGCGGCGAAGAATCTGGCACCCTGGGCTCCCGAGGAGGGGAGCGGCGCGGCGGTCGCCTATCTTGAATGGCTGCATCGCGCGGCCACCCGCCGCGGGCTGGACCATAGCGGGACTCGGTCTGAGAAGTCTCTGAATTCAGACTAA
- a CDS encoding glycosyltransferase family 4 protein, which yields MRILILSQYFWPENFRVNDLSSELIARGHEVTVLTGEPNYPDGSIFPAYAADPAAFARFEGAPVYRVPIIPRGGSSLRLLLNYLSFVVSGLLLGGSRLRGQEFDAIFVFQTSPITSAIPALWLGWRKRAPVLMWVLDLWPETLSAIGVVKSRCLLSLVGAMVRMIYKRCDRILVQSRAFYANVARYAGGDEKILYFPGWPEPVFSTSGGEPEPAGELAPWQGMFKVMFAGNLGQAQDIPVIIAAADLLRDEPNLRWIIVGDGRAGADAREEVARRGLEGRVIFAGRYPIERMPSFFAAADALLVSLRDEPIWSLTIPGKVQSYLASGKPVVAMLNGEGARVIAESGGGVAGPAGDAAALAENVRTLMAMPVERRAEIGQAGRAYCQREFDRAQLVNKLEGWIEELGN from the coding sequence ATGCGCATCCTGATCCTCAGTCAATATTTCTGGCCTGAGAATTTCCGCGTCAATGACCTCTCTTCCGAGCTGATCGCCCGGGGGCACGAGGTGACTGTCCTGACGGGAGAGCCCAACTATCCCGACGGCAGCATCTTCCCCGCCTATGCGGCGGACCCGGCCGCGTTTGCGCGGTTCGAAGGTGCGCCGGTCTACCGGGTGCCGATCATCCCGCGCGGTGGCTCCAGTCTTCGGCTCCTTCTTAACTATTTGAGTTTCGTGGTCAGCGGCCTGCTGCTTGGCGGGTCGCGCCTGCGAGGACAGGAATTCGACGCGATTTTCGTGTTCCAGACATCGCCGATCACCTCGGCAATTCCCGCGCTGTGGCTCGGCTGGCGCAAGCGGGCACCAGTCCTGATGTGGGTGCTCGACCTGTGGCCGGAAACGCTGTCCGCGATCGGCGTGGTGAAGTCGCGGTGCCTATTGTCACTGGTCGGCGCAATGGTGCGGATGATCTACAAGCGCTGCGACAGGATCCTGGTCCAGTCGCGCGCCTTTTACGCCAATGTCGCGCGCTATGCAGGCGGCGACGAGAAGATCCTTTACTTTCCCGGCTGGCCCGAGCCCGTCTTCTCGACCAGCGGCGGTGAACCCGAACCGGCAGGCGAGCTTGCCCCATGGCAGGGGATGTTCAAGGTCATGTTCGCCGGGAATTTGGGCCAAGCACAGGACATTCCGGTCATCATCGCCGCTGCGGACCTGCTTCGCGACGAACCGAACCTTCGATGGATTATCGTCGGGGACGGGCGGGCCGGGGCCGACGCGCGCGAGGAAGTCGCACGACGGGGGCTGGAGGGTCGAGTGATCTTCGCCGGACGCTATCCGATCGAGCGGATGCCTTCCTTCTTCGCCGCCGCCGACGCGCTGCTCGTGTCGTTGCGCGACGAGCCGATCTGGAGCCTGACAATTCCGGGCAAGGTGCAAAGCTACCTCGCATCGGGCAAGCCGGTCGTCGCGATGCTCAACGGGGAGGGCGCGCGAGTGATCGCCGAATCCGGCGGCGGTGTGGCGGGCCCGGCGGGCGATGCCGCCGCGCTGGCAGAGAATGTGCGCACCCTGATGGCGATGCCGGTCGAACGACGCGCGGAAATAGGACAGGCTGGGCGCGCCTATTGCCAGCGCGAGTTCGACCGGGCGCAACTGGTCAACAAGCTCGAGGGCTGGATCGAGGAGCTGGGGAACTGA
- the wecB gene encoding non-hydrolyzing UDP-N-acetylglucosamine 2-epimerase, whose amino-acid sequence MKKLKVMTVVGTRPEIIRLSRVLARLDSDCEHVLVHTGQNYDYELSQVFFDDLGIRKPDHFLNSAAGAPSATIGNILIAMDSLLQVVRPDALLVLGDTNSCLSVIPAKRRRIPIFHMEAGNRCFDARVPEETNRRIVDHTADINLTYSTIARDYLLREGLSPDMVIKTGSPMFEVLQHYMDRIDASDVLDRLGLDERGYYVVSAHREENIESDRTFFKLVEVLNRIAESRDAPVIVSTHPRTSNRIAAAGVAFHENVRLLKPLGFHDYVRLQKSARAVLSDSGTITEESSILNFPALNIREAHERPEGMEEASVIMTGLNVERVEQALALIDRQARGEDRALRLVADYSMPNVSEKVVRIIHSYTDYVKRVVWREYD is encoded by the coding sequence ATGAAGAAGCTGAAGGTGATGACCGTCGTCGGCACGCGGCCGGAGATCATCCGGCTGTCGCGTGTTCTTGCGCGGCTCGATTCCGATTGCGAGCATGTGCTGGTCCATACCGGCCAGAATTACGACTATGAGCTGAGCCAAGTCTTCTTCGACGACCTGGGGATCCGCAAGCCGGACCATTTCCTGAACAGCGCGGCGGGCGCGCCCTCCGCGACGATCGGCAACATCCTGATCGCGATGGATTCGCTTCTCCAGGTAGTGCGCCCCGATGCGCTGCTGGTGCTGGGCGACACGAACAGCTGTCTGTCGGTCATTCCAGCGAAGCGCCGCCGGATCCCGATCTTCCACATGGAGGCGGGCAACCGCTGTTTCGACGCGCGGGTTCCCGAAGAGACCAATCGGCGCATCGTGGACCACACCGCGGACATCAACCTGACCTACAGCACCATCGCGCGCGACTATCTCCTGCGCGAGGGGCTTTCGCCGGACATGGTGATCAAGACGGGCAGCCCGATGTTCGAGGTGCTGCAACATTATATGGATCGGATCGACGCATCGGACGTGCTCGACCGGCTGGGCCTCGATGAGCGGGGCTATTATGTCGTGAGCGCGCATCGCGAGGAGAACATCGAGTCCGACCGCACCTTCTTCAAGCTGGTCGAGGTCCTGAACCGCATCGCCGAGAGCCGCGACGCCCCCGTGATCGTCTCCACGCATCCGCGCACCAGCAACCGGATCGCCGCAGCGGGCGTCGCCTTTCATGAAAATGTCCGGCTCCTCAAGCCACTCGGCTTCCACGATTATGTCCGGCTGCAGAAATCGGCGCGCGCCGTGCTGTCGGACAGTGGTACGATCACCGAGGAATCGTCGATCCTCAACTTTCCTGCGCTCAACATTCGCGAGGCACATGAGCGGCCCGAGGGCATGGAGGAAGCGTCCGTCATCATGACCGGGCTCAACGTCGAGCGCGTGGAGCAGGCGTTGGCACTCATCGACCGCCAGGCGCGGGGCGAGGATCGCGCGTTGCGGCTAGTTGCCGACTATTCAATGCCGAACGTCTCCGAAAAGGTGGTTCGGATCATCCACAGCTACACCGACTATGTGAAGCGGGTGGTCTGGCGCGAATACGACTGA
- the wbjC gene encoding UDP-2-acetamido-2,6-beta-L-arabino-hexul-4-ose reductase, which yields MKTVIVTGARGFVGRNLCVRLGELGDAVRVIQIGREDGADALRAAAQEADFVFHLAGVNRPSDEGEFALGNPGLTRNLCDALAQAGNTAPIVLSSSTQAAADNPYGRSKREAEDVVFAHAQATGATSYVFRLTNVFGKWARPNYNSAVATFCNNVARGLPIAVNDPSAPLNLVYIDDVVDHFIALLNGSDVATGYRKVDPAYATTVGAVADAICGFPESRGSLVSPRVGTGLIRALYSTYLSYLPTEAFDYTVPVHGDPRGVFVEMLKTPDAGQFSYFTAGPGITRGDHYHHTKAEKFLVIAGTAHFGFRHILSGERHEVVVKGGEARIVETIPGWTHNITNIGDDELIVMLWANEIFDRARPDTIALKV from the coding sequence ATGAAAACGGTCATTGTCACCGGAGCGCGTGGTTTTGTCGGCCGCAATCTGTGCGTTCGGCTGGGCGAGCTTGGCGACGCGGTTCGGGTAATCCAGATCGGGCGAGAGGACGGTGCCGACGCGCTGCGCGCCGCAGCGCAGGAAGCGGACTTTGTGTTCCACCTCGCCGGGGTGAACCGCCCGAGCGACGAGGGCGAGTTTGCGCTGGGTAATCCGGGCCTCACCCGCAACCTGTGCGACGCGCTGGCACAGGCCGGGAATACCGCGCCGATCGTGCTCAGTTCCTCGACCCAAGCGGCGGCCGACAATCCTTATGGCCGTAGCAAGCGTGAGGCCGAGGATGTCGTGTTCGCGCACGCCCAGGCGACCGGCGCGACCTCGTATGTGTTTCGCCTGACCAACGTGTTCGGCAAATGGGCGCGCCCCAACTATAATTCAGCGGTCGCAACCTTTTGCAACAATGTGGCACGCGGCCTGCCAATCGCCGTCAACGATCCGTCGGCGCCGCTCAACCTTGTCTATATCGATGACGTCGTTGATCACTTCATTGCCCTGCTGAACGGGTCGGACGTCGCGACCGGCTATCGCAAAGTCGATCCGGCCTATGCGACCACGGTGGGTGCAGTGGCGGATGCGATCTGCGGCTTTCCCGAGAGCCGCGGATCGCTGGTGTCGCCGCGCGTGGGTACGGGCCTGATTCGCGCGCTTTATTCGACTTATCTCAGCTATCTGCCGACCGAAGCGTTCGATTATACTGTGCCGGTGCATGGCGATCCGCGCGGGGTGTTCGTCGAAATGCTCAAGACCCCCGATGCCGGCCAGTTCTCCTATTTCACGGCCGGACCCGGCATTACCCGCGGCGACCACTATCACCACACCAAGGCCGAGAAGTTCTTGGTCATCGCGGGCACCGCGCATTTCGGCTTTCGCCACATCCTGTCCGGCGAGCGGCACGAGGTGGTCGTGAAGGGCGGCGAGGCGCGGATCGTCGAGACGATTCCGGGCTGGACTCACAACATCACCAATATCGGCGATGACGAACTGATCGTCATGCTGTGGGCGAACGAGATTTTCGACCGGGCCCGCCCCGACACCATCGCATTGAAGGTCTGA
- a CDS encoding polysaccharide biosynthesis protein, translating into MMFDNKTLLITGGTGSFGNAVLRRFLDSDLKEIRVFSRDEKKQDDMRKRYGSDKLKFYLGDVRDERSLVPAMRGVDYCFHAAALKQVPSCEFHPMQAVRTNVLGTENVLGAAIAAGVRRVICLSTDKAVYPINAMGISKAMMEKVMVAASRNLEGTGTVICGTRYGNVMASRGSVIPLFIDQMVSDRPITITDPQMTRFMMTLDDAVELVLYAFQHGNNGDIFVQKAPAATVETLVEALKQLIDKPSHPVGVIGTRHGEKLYESLLSKEERAVAEDLGDYFRVPPDARDLNYDKFVDQGEARLSHGEEYNSHNTHRLDVEGMKALLLKLDFIVRVQRGEGVSMEAQV; encoded by the coding sequence ATGATGTTCGACAACAAGACCTTGCTGATTACCGGGGGTACCGGCTCCTTCGGGAATGCGGTGCTTCGCCGTTTCCTTGATTCCGACCTCAAGGAAATTCGCGTCTTCTCGCGCGACGAGAAGAAGCAGGACGACATGCGCAAGCGCTATGGCAGCGACAAGCTCAAATTCTATCTGGGCGATGTCCGCGACGAGCGCAGCCTGGTGCCGGCGATGCGCGGAGTCGATTATTGCTTCCACGCCGCAGCGCTGAAGCAGGTCCCCTCATGCGAGTTCCATCCGATGCAGGCGGTGCGCACCAATGTGCTGGGCACCGAAAACGTGCTGGGGGCGGCGATTGCCGCTGGGGTGCGACGCGTGATCTGCCTGTCCACCGACAAGGCGGTCTATCCCATCAACGCCATGGGTATCAGCAAGGCGATGATGGAGAAGGTGATGGTCGCCGCGTCCCGCAACCTGGAGGGTACGGGAACTGTGATTTGCGGAACGCGCTACGGCAACGTCATGGCCTCGCGCGGGTCGGTGATCCCGCTGTTCATCGACCAGATGGTCAGCGATCGGCCCATCACCATTACCGATCCGCAAATGACCCGGTTCATGATGACGCTGGACGATGCGGTAGAGCTTGTCCTCTATGCGTTTCAGCACGGTAACAATGGCGACATTTTCGTCCAGAAGGCGCCCGCCGCGACCGTCGAGACGCTGGTCGAAGCGCTCAAGCAGCTGATCGACAAGCCCAGCCACCCGGTTGGCGTCATCGGCACCCGGCATGGCGAGAAGCTCTACGAATCGCTGCTCTCAAAGGAAGAGCGTGCGGTCGCCGAGGACCTGGGGGATTATTTCCGCGTTCCCCCCGATGCCCGCGACCTCAACTACGACAAGTTCGTCGATCAGGGCGAGGCGCGGCTGAGCCACGGCGAGGAATATAATTCGCACAACACCCACCGGCTGGATGTCGAGGGCATGAAGGCCCTGCTGCTCAAGCTCGACTTCATCGTCCGCGTGCAGCGGGGCGAGGGGGTGTCGATGGAAGCGCAGGTATGA
- a CDS encoding AglZ/HisF2 family acetamidino modification protein: MVKTVGFKDPKYVGDPVNAVKIFNEKESDELIIVDIDATVTGAEPDYPRIAHWAAECRMPLCYGGGVKTAEQAKRIIGLGVEKVAISAAAVDNPALVAEIAEAVGRQSVVVVIDVKKRRLLPGWDVYTHNAKMNRKLEAIEFAREMERQGAGEIVVNVIDLDGTMKGYDLALAEKLRAAVRIPISILGGAGSLDDIGRLVEKVGVVGAAAGSLFVFKGQYRAVLINYPSPDAKERLVRSALGG; this comes from the coding sequence CTGGTAAAGACCGTCGGGTTCAAGGACCCGAAGTATGTCGGCGATCCGGTCAACGCGGTAAAAATCTTCAACGAGAAAGAGAGCGACGAGCTCATCATCGTCGATATCGACGCGACGGTGACCGGCGCGGAGCCCGACTATCCCCGCATCGCGCATTGGGCGGCGGAGTGTCGCATGCCGCTTTGCTATGGCGGTGGCGTGAAGACCGCCGAGCAGGCGAAGCGGATCATCGGGTTGGGCGTCGAGAAAGTCGCGATCAGTGCTGCGGCGGTCGACAATCCGGCGCTGGTCGCCGAGATCGCGGAGGCGGTCGGGCGCCAGAGCGTCGTGGTGGTGATCGACGTGAAGAAGCGCCGCCTGCTCCCCGGCTGGGACGTCTACACGCACAACGCAAAGATGAATCGAAAGCTGGAGGCGATCGAGTTCGCGCGCGAAATGGAGCGCCAGGGCGCTGGCGAGATCGTCGTAAACGTGATCGACCTTGACGGAACGATGAAGGGCTATGACCTCGCGCTGGCCGAGAAGCTGCGCGCCGCGGTGCGCATTCCGATCTCGATCCTAGGCGGGGCCGGCTCACTCGACGATATCGGGCGCCTGGTCGAGAAGGTCGGCGTCGTCGGGGCGGCCGCAGGCAGCCTGTTCGTGTTCAAGGGGCAGTACCGCGCCGTTTTGATCAACTATCCGTCGCCTGATGCGAAGGAACGGCTCGTCCGGTCGGCGCTGGGCGGGTAA
- the hisH gene encoding imidazole glycerol phosphate synthase subunit HisH, with amino-acid sequence MITIVDYGLGNIGAFLNMYKRMNIPATAVSGAALLEKAERIILPGVGAFDHAMELLDASGMRPVLERKALEEKVPVVGICVGMQMLANSSEEGEGEGLGFIPGRVRRFQTNALPLPHMGWNDVVPREGEPLFAGFEEAPRFYFLHSYYFECADPADVAATANYGGDFGCVVRRDNVWGVQCHPEKSHHFGAALLRNFATL; translated from the coding sequence TTGATCACGATCGTCGACTACGGCCTCGGCAATATCGGGGCCTTCCTCAATATGTACAAGCGGATGAACATCCCCGCGACCGCGGTCTCTGGCGCCGCCTTGCTCGAGAAGGCGGAGCGGATTATTCTTCCCGGCGTGGGCGCGTTCGACCATGCGATGGAGCTGCTTGACGCATCGGGCATGCGGCCGGTGCTCGAGCGCAAGGCACTTGAGGAGAAGGTGCCGGTGGTCGGCATCTGCGTCGGCATGCAGATGCTGGCCAATTCGAGCGAGGAAGGCGAGGGTGAGGGGCTCGGCTTTATCCCCGGGCGCGTGCGCCGTTTCCAGACCAACGCGCTGCCGCTGCCCCATATGGGCTGGAACGACGTCGTGCCGCGCGAAGGCGAGCCGCTGTTCGCCGGGTTCGAAGAGGCACCGCGCTTCTATTTCCTGCACAGCTATTATTTCGAATGTGCCGATCCGGCCGATGTCGCGGCGACCGCTAACTATGGCGGCGATTTCGGCTGCGTTGTGCGGCGGGACAATGTGTGGGGCGTGCAATGTCACCCCGAGAAGAGCCACCATTTCGGTGCCGCGCTTCTCCGCAATTTTGCGACGCTCTGA
- a CDS encoding N-acetyl sugar amidotransferase → MLHAPASTREYQICANCIMDTSDSNITFDERGWCDYCNNYHENILPHWHTDARGEREIMAQIEKIKADGKGKDHDCLIGLSGGVDSSYVTYIAKEKFGLRPLLYHVDAGWNSQEAVNNIEKLVDGLDLDLFTEVVDWPEMRDLQLAFFKSQVAHLDTPQDHAFFAGLYNFAAKNDVKYILTGANYSTECVREPLEWHYHASDLRQIRDIQSKFGTRPLKKFPLAGIFKFKLYYRFVKGVRVVKPLNHVPYHKEAAMQELVDRFGWQRYAHKHYESRFTRFYEGYWLPTKFGFDKRRAHFSSLILTGQLSRAEALERIAKPAYDEERIAEDFEYIATKLGITVDELRTLHNGPNKSYRDYKNNITMIDLGAKVLRAAGIQRAIIR, encoded by the coding sequence ATGCTTCACGCTCCTGCCTCGACGCGCGAATACCAGATTTGCGCGAACTGCATCATGGACACGAGCGATTCGAACATCACGTTCGACGAACGTGGCTGGTGCGATTACTGCAATAATTACCATGAGAATATTCTGCCGCACTGGCACACCGATGCGCGCGGCGAACGCGAGATCATGGCTCAGATCGAGAAGATCAAGGCGGACGGCAAGGGTAAGGACCATGATTGCCTGATCGGCCTGAGTGGCGGCGTCGACAGCAGCTATGTCACCTACATCGCCAAGGAGAAGTTCGGGCTCCGTCCGCTGCTCTATCACGTTGATGCCGGGTGGAACTCCCAGGAAGCGGTCAACAATATCGAGAAGCTGGTCGACGGCCTCGACCTCGACCTCTTCACCGAGGTGGTCGACTGGCCGGAGATGCGGGATCTGCAGCTCGCGTTCTTCAAGTCGCAGGTGGCGCATCTCGACACGCCGCAGGACCACGCTTTCTTCGCGGGCCTCTACAATTTCGCCGCGAAGAACGATGTGAAGTACATCCTGACCGGCGCGAACTACTCGACCGAATGCGTGCGCGAGCCGCTGGAGTGGCACTATCACGCGTCGGACCTGCGCCAGATCCGCGATATCCAGAGCAAGTTCGGGACCCGTCCGCTCAAGAAGTTCCCGCTCGCCGGGATTTTCAAGTTCAAGCTCTACTATCGCTTTGTGAAGGGTGTCCGGGTCGTCAAGCCGCTCAACCACGTTCCCTATCATAAGGAAGCGGCGATGCAGGAGCTGGTGGACCGCTTCGGCTGGCAGCGCTACGCGCACAAGCACTATGAATCGCGCTTCACCCGCTTCTACGAGGGCTATTGGCTGCCGACCAAGTTCGGGTTCGACAAGCGCCGCGCGCATTTCTCCAGCCTGATCCTGACCGGGCAGCTGAGCCGTGCCGAGGCGCTCGAGAGGATCGCCAAGCCCGCTTATGACGAGGAACGAATCGCCGAGGACTTCGAGTATATCGCGACCAAGCTTGGCATCACCGTCGACGAGCTGCGCACGCTGCACAACGGCCCGAACAAGTCCTATCGCGACTACAAGAACAACATCACGATGATCGACCTGGGCGCAAAGGTGCTGCGCGCCGCAGGGATCCAGAGGGCGATCATCCGTTGA